One Mangifera indica cultivar Alphonso chromosome 4, CATAS_Mindica_2.1, whole genome shotgun sequence genomic region harbors:
- the LOC123214254 gene encoding E3 ubiquitin-protein ligase MPSR1-like, protein MQQKMKGLILPFSRKVVIEGTSNLDPLLRNLASKASVEALRSFKIVESEDEKEEEVGECVVCLEEHVIGEMVKEMPCKYRFHAKCMEKWVGIHGSCPVCRYRTPVDYDEIGQKTEQRKEIWISFSFNSGRRSGGDSDSNQTSPPADYILEYVGVYLLSC, encoded by the exons atgcaGCAGAAGATGAA GGGTCTCATTCTTCCATTTTCTCGTAAGGTCGTGATTGAAGGAACGTCGAACTTGGATCCTTTATTGAGGAATTTGGCTTCGAAGGCGTCTGTGGAGGCCTTGAGGAGTTTCAAAATCGTTGAAagtgaagatgaaaaagaagaggaagtaGGTGAGTGTGTAGTGTGTTTAGAAGAGCATGTGATTGGAGAGATGGTGAAAGAGATGCCATGTAAGTATAGGTTTCATGCTAAGTGTATGGAGAAGTGGGTTGGGATTCATGGGTCGTGTCCTGTTTGCAGATACAGGACGCCtgttgattatgatgaaattgGTCAAAAGACAGAgcaaaggaaagaaatttggATCAGTTTTTCTTTTAACAGTGGTAGGAGAAGTGGCGGGGATTCTGATTCTAATCAAACTTCTCCTCCAGCAGATTATATATTGGAGTATGTGGGTGTATACTTATTGAGTTGCTGA
- the LOC123213283 gene encoding 50S ribosomal protein L18, which translates to MAFMKPSALLFNTCDFFGAHSTALNFLPRRSRSFTIKPLVVEARSNARKETAKTRNRRIQKKFNGTSTKPRLSVFCSDKQLYAMLVDDQNKKCLFYGSTLQKSIRRNPPCTTVEAAECVGEELIQTCIDLNINEVSSYDRNGCARGARMQAFEIAISRHGFLPQ; encoded by the exons atGGCTTTCATGAAACCTTCTGCACTATTGTTTAATACTTGTGATTTCTTTGGAGCCCATTCAACAGCGCTCAACTTCTTGCCCCGTCGAAGTAGAA GTTTCACCATTAAGCCATTAGTGGTTGAAGCGAGGTCAAATGCGAGAAAGGAAACTGCAAAAACCCGAAACAGGAGGATACAAAAGAAG TTTAATGGCACATCTACAAAGCCTAGGCTTTCAGTATTCTGCTCAGATAAGCAGCTATATGCTATGCTGGTAGATGACCAAAACAAGAAGTGTTTGTTTTATGGAAGCACTCTGCAGAAATCTATTCGGAGAAATCCACCCTGTACAACAGTT GAAGCTGCTGAATGTGTTGGTGAAGAGCTTATCCAGACATGTATTGATCTTAACATTAATGAAGTCTCATCCTATGATCGCAATGGTTGTGCTCGCGGGGCAAGAATGCAAGCCTTTGAGATTGCAATATCTCGTCATGGGTTTTTGCCACAATGA
- the LOC123213149 gene encoding root phototropism protein 3, producing MWESENESLGGRDYGNGLLSSTKHSVKTAGFELRGQSWYVATDIPSDFLVQIGDINFHLHKYPLLSRSGKMNRLIYESHDQDINKITLDDLPGGPEAFELAAKFCYGIAVDLTAANISGLRCASEYLEMTEDLEEGNLIFKTEAFLSYVVLSSWRDSIIVLKSCEKLSPWAENLQIVRRCSESIAWKACANPKGIRWAYTGKPPKVSSPKWNDMKDSSPSQNQPVPPDWWFEDVSILRIDHFVRVITAIRVKGMRFELIGAAIMHYATKWLPGLIRESSGHGDEIISCSASNSNSNSSGSSSWKGGLHMIVVGTKEDPPTVHAKDQRMIIESLISLIPPQKDSAPCSFLLRLLRMANMLRVAPALVNELEKRVGMQFEQATLADLLIPTYNKGETLYDVDLVQRLLEHFLVQEQTESSSPSRQPLSDKHMYDGTQRINSTSAKMRVARLVDSYLTEVARDRNLTLTKFQVLAEALPDSARSCDDGLYRAVDSYLKAHPTLSEHERKRLCRVMDCQKLSIDACMHAAQNERLPLRVVVQVLFSEQVKISNAIANNSLKEAGESQYQPMISNRKTLLEGTPKSFQEGWAAAKKDINTLKFELETVKAKYLELQNDMENLQRQFDKISKQKQTSAWTSGWKKLSKLTKMTPLENQDIGPPVQTSADQTRKTPRRWRNSIS from the exons ATGTGGGAGTCAGAGAATGAATCTCTTGGTGGCAGAGATTATGGTAATGGACTGCTTAGCTCCACTAAACATAGTGTCAAAACTGCTGGATTTGAGCTCAGAGGTCAATCTtg GTATGTTGCTACTGATATTCCAAGTGACTTTCTTGTTCAAATTGGAGACATTAATTTTCACTTGCACAAG TATCCTCTGCTTTCTAGAAGTGGAAAGATGAATAGACTGATTTATGAATCTCATGACCAAGACATTAACAAGATCACCTTGGATGATCTTCCGGGAGGACCGGAGGCGTTCGAGCTAGCTGCAAAATTCTGCTATGGGATTGCAGTTGATCTAACAGCAGCCAACATATCCGGCCTAAGATGTGCTTCAGAGTATCTTGAGATGACAGAGGACTTAGAAGAAGGCAATCTTATCTTTAAAACAGAAGCCTTTCTAAGTTATGTAGTTTTGTCCTCCTGGAGAGATTCTATAATCGTATTGAAAAGCTGCGAAAAGCTCTCGCCGTGGGCAGAAAATCTTCAAATCGTGCGAAGATGCAGCGAGTCTATAGCTTGGAAGGCTTGTGCAAATCCAAAGGGAATAAGATGGGCATACACTGGGAAACCCCCAAAAGTTTCCAGCCCAAAATGGAATGATATGAAGGATTCAAGTCCCAGTCAGAACCAGCCTGTACCTCCTGATTGGTGGTTTGAAGACGTTTCGATTCTTAGAATTGATCACTTTGTTAGGGTCATAACAGCCATCAGAGTGAAGGGGATGAGATTTGAATTGATTGGAGCAGCAATTATGCATTATGCAACAAAGTGGCTTCCAGGTTTGATAAGAGAGAGCTCTGGACATGGAGATGAAATAATTAGCTGCAGTGCCAGTAATAGTAATAGTAATAGCAGTGGTAGTAGCAGTTGGAAAGGTGGACTTCATATGATCGTGGTAGGGACTAAAGAGGATCCTCCCACCGTTCACGCGAAAGATCAACGGATGATCATCGAGAGCCTCATTAGCTTAATTCCACCGCAGAAAGACAGTGCGCCATGTAGCTTCCTACTGAGGCTTTTGCGAATGGCAAACATGTTAAGAGTAGCACCTGCGTTGGTTAATGAATTGGAGAAACGGGTGGGGATGCAGTTCGAACAGGCTACATTGGCTGATCTTCTTATTCCTACTTACAATAAAGGAGAAACTTTGTATGATGTGGATCTTGTGCAAAGGCTTTTAGAGCATTTTCTTGTTCAAGAACAGACTGAAAGTTCAAGTCCTAGCCGGCAACCTTTATCAGATAAACATATGTATGATGGAACTCAAAGGATTAATAGCACAAGTGCTAAGATGAGAGTGGCAAGGCTTGTAGACAGTTATCTCACAGAAGTCGCCAGAGATAGAAACCTCACTTTGACAAAATTTCAGGTTTTGGCCGAAGCTTTACCTGATTCTGCACGGTCCTGTGATGATGGACTTTATAGAGCAGTTGATTCCTATCTTAAG GCTCATCCAACACTATCTGAGCATGAAAGGAAGCGGCTCTGTCGGGTGATGGATTGTCAGAAACTCTCAATTGATGCATGTATGCATGCAGCACAAAATGAAAGACTTCCTCTAAGAGTTGTGGTACAGGTCCTCTTCTCTGAACAGGTAAAGATAAGCAATGCAATCGCAAACAATTCACTGAAAGAAGCCGGCGAAAGTCAATACCAGCCCATGATATCAAACAGGAAAACACTACTTGAGGGGACACCAAAGTCATTCCAAGAAGGATGGGCGGCCGCAAAGAAGGATATTAATACACTCAAATTTGAGCTGGAAACTGTGAAGGCTAAGTACCTTGAGCTCCAAAATGACATGGAGAATCTGCAAAGGCAGTTTGATAAGATATCAAAGCAGAAACAAACATCAGCATGGACTAGTGGTTGGAAGAAATTAAGCAAACTCACCAAGATGACACCATTAGAAAACCAGGACATTGGACCTCCTGTTCAAACTTCTGCAGATCAGACTAGAAAGACACCTAGAAGATGGAGAAATTCAATCTCTTGA